From a region of the Teredinibacter turnerae genome:
- a CDS encoding succinylglutamate desuccinylase/aspartoacylase domain-containing protein translates to MGLSWSFVGPLLANDLEQETREAQPPTVVSDATPSEAPVKPAEHVDLKEVVQEPDEVVVPDAKTVDEPPGVEADQSPETAVIAPGQSEEAEQVTDTTTPVPVIEQTAAAAEKPVGPLVAQPLVMLGSEVAPGTSARLSWTPNVSFMGIAAPTPVLVVHGAKPGPKVCLTAAIHGDELNGIEVVRHVLYSIDPAELSGTVIGVPIVNLQGFRRSSRYLPDRRDLNRYFPGNPKGSSAARIANSFFSSVVQSCDMLIDLHTGSFHRTNLPQIRANLRDPAVEALTRKMGSIVVVHSAGRPGCLRRAASEAGVPAVTIEAGQPLELQKQAVTHGIKSVETLLDTLGMLDRRPFWELKAEPVFYQSKWVRATAGGILFSDVSLGDRVKAGALLGVITDPITNSRQDILAPVAGRIIGMALNQVMYPGFAAYHIGLHSSVEELKSEPVEASDTVDEDGDSSLPEELVPAETDERLLEDS, encoded by the coding sequence GTGGGGTTAAGCTGGTCCTTTGTTGGCCCTTTGTTAGCCAACGATTTGGAACAAGAAACGCGAGAGGCTCAACCGCCCACCGTCGTCTCTGATGCGACGCCGTCTGAAGCGCCGGTCAAGCCCGCTGAGCATGTCGACCTGAAAGAGGTAGTGCAAGAACCTGATGAAGTCGTGGTTCCCGACGCTAAAACCGTTGATGAGCCGCCGGGAGTGGAAGCGGACCAGTCACCGGAAACCGCAGTTATTGCGCCTGGACAGAGCGAGGAGGCTGAACAGGTGACTGACACCACCACGCCAGTGCCGGTTATTGAACAAACCGCTGCTGCCGCTGAGAAGCCTGTTGGGCCGTTGGTTGCTCAACCGCTGGTTATGCTTGGAAGTGAAGTGGCTCCCGGTACCTCCGCACGCCTTTCATGGACGCCTAACGTTTCTTTTATGGGAATTGCGGCACCCACCCCCGTACTAGTTGTGCATGGCGCCAAGCCAGGGCCAAAAGTCTGTCTCACCGCGGCCATCCATGGTGATGAATTAAACGGCATAGAAGTGGTGCGTCACGTGTTGTACAGCATCGATCCTGCTGAGCTGAGTGGAACCGTGATTGGCGTACCTATTGTGAACTTGCAGGGGTTTCGTCGCTCTTCGCGCTACCTGCCGGATCGCCGCGACCTCAATCGATACTTTCCAGGGAACCCGAAAGGGAGCTCAGCTGCCCGCATTGCGAACAGTTTCTTCTCCTCAGTGGTACAGAGCTGCGATATGTTGATAGATCTCCACACGGGGTCGTTTCACCGCACCAATTTACCTCAGATTCGCGCCAATTTGCGGGATCCAGCGGTCGAGGCCCTAACGCGAAAAATGGGCTCTATTGTTGTGGTTCACAGCGCGGGCCGCCCCGGCTGTTTGCGCCGGGCCGCTTCCGAGGCTGGGGTGCCTGCGGTCACAATCGAAGCGGGGCAGCCGCTTGAGCTGCAAAAGCAAGCCGTCACTCACGGCATAAAAAGCGTAGAAACCTTATTGGATACCCTCGGTATGTTGGATCGTCGACCGTTTTGGGAGTTGAAAGCGGAACCGGTGTTTTATCAATCAAAATGGGTCAGGGCGACTGCGGGCGGTATTTTGTTTAGTGACGTGTCGCTCGGCGACCGGGTTAAGGCCGGGGCGTTGCTGGGCGTGATCACCGATCCAATCACCAACAGTCGGCAGGATATTCTCGCGCCCGTGGCAGGGCGGATTATCGGAATGGCGCTAAACCAGGTAATGTATCCCGGCTTTGCCGCTTACCATATTGGGTTGCACTCTTCGGTAGAAGAGCTTAAGAGTGAGCCTGTGGAGGCCTCCGACACAGTCGACGAGGACGGCGACAGCTCCCTGCCGGAAGAGTTGGTTCCCGCGGAAACCGACGAGCGCCTGCTCGAGGACTCCTAG
- a CDS encoding VacB/RNase II family 3'-5' exoribonuclease, producing the protein MLDKDTLSRLSQLKSDIQAAKEYGVGHVAGTNGRFGFVRLEDGRDAFLSPEKMQRVIPGDKVKVSLTKNDKDQLEATLESLLEQSLSRFLGQYRVTKKGHFVVPLGNAPGLKSSPINRWIFLPPKSRGRCKDGDMVVARLQQHPYDDGKASARILENIGQESDPHIERLYVSAKYDLQPRYSEQAQKQTKDIVRSFKSEQFGDERTDFTEVPFVTIDAETTRDMDDAVALTIDQDSDEARYKLHVAIADPASFIDQHSPLAQSSHRSAQSLYLLGGTIPMLPEELANQCFSLAAGALRPVLSCRMDINTNGEITHTEFARAKIRSHGKLDYQRVGAFLDGTADSYTDGDSDPQIATMLKQLAELTDLRRRYRETHQIVSSDQAEYAFEVNQQGKICAVHLRERTQAHKIVEEAMLATNYSAGQFLAKAGKGLFTTHTGFREDRLGEVKALLKEEQIENDDIMSLDGFVKLVNKLNNSQEKASLLPALRRMMPTSELSLDAKGHLGIGMSHYATITSPIRRFTDLFNHWAILSELEGAKFRNANEDYLAKLSENLSNGRLADRELQQWLICQYAESLVGATDSAKIRIVTQQGFGARLETLGIDGFILFDKKTEKSFDAKRMTLDVGGQIYKLEDVVQVKVDSVDMDKRRIAFSVA; encoded by the coding sequence ATGCTTGATAAAGATACCCTCTCGCGCTTATCGCAACTGAAATCCGATATCCAGGCCGCTAAAGAATACGGTGTTGGCCACGTGGCTGGTACTAATGGACGATTTGGCTTCGTCCGCCTGGAAGATGGCCGCGATGCGTTTTTGTCTCCCGAGAAAATGCAACGGGTGATTCCCGGCGATAAGGTAAAGGTCAGTCTCACCAAGAATGACAAGGATCAACTGGAGGCAACCCTTGAGTCACTGCTTGAGCAATCGCTGAGCCGCTTCCTCGGACAGTATCGTGTCACTAAAAAGGGACACTTTGTTGTCCCGCTTGGAAATGCGCCCGGCTTAAAAAGTTCCCCCATCAACCGTTGGATCTTTTTACCCCCCAAATCCCGCGGTCGCTGCAAAGATGGTGATATGGTGGTCGCCCGCCTGCAACAACACCCTTACGACGACGGCAAGGCTTCCGCCCGCATACTTGAAAATATCGGCCAGGAAAGCGACCCTCATATCGAACGCCTTTACGTCTCCGCGAAATACGACCTCCAACCCCGCTACAGCGAGCAGGCTCAGAAGCAAACCAAAGATATCGTGCGAAGCTTTAAAAGCGAGCAATTTGGCGATGAGCGTACCGATTTTACCGAAGTCCCCTTCGTTACCATTGATGCCGAAACCACGCGCGATATGGACGACGCCGTTGCACTGACAATCGATCAAGACAGCGACGAAGCCCGTTACAAATTGCATGTTGCGATTGCTGACCCCGCGAGCTTTATCGATCAGCATTCACCGTTGGCGCAGAGCAGCCACCGCAGCGCGCAAAGCCTGTATTTGTTAGGTGGCACCATCCCGATGCTGCCTGAGGAACTGGCTAATCAATGTTTTTCGCTTGCGGCTGGAGCGCTTCGCCCGGTCCTGAGTTGCCGTATGGACATCAACACCAACGGCGAAATCACTCACACAGAATTTGCCCGAGCAAAAATACGATCTCACGGAAAACTGGATTATCAGCGAGTGGGGGCCTTCCTCGACGGCACCGCCGACAGCTACACCGACGGCGATTCCGATCCCCAGATTGCGACCATGCTCAAGCAGCTTGCCGAACTCACAGATCTGCGCCGCCGTTACCGCGAAACGCATCAGATCGTGAGCAGCGATCAAGCGGAATACGCATTCGAAGTGAATCAACAGGGCAAGATCTGCGCGGTACATCTGCGTGAACGCACTCAGGCACACAAAATTGTTGAAGAGGCCATGCTCGCAACCAACTACAGTGCAGGCCAGTTTCTCGCAAAAGCCGGGAAAGGATTGTTCACGACTCACACCGGTTTTCGCGAGGACCGCTTGGGAGAAGTAAAGGCGTTACTAAAGGAAGAGCAGATCGAGAATGACGACATCATGAGTCTTGATGGGTTTGTCAAACTCGTTAACAAATTAAACAACAGCCAGGAGAAAGCGTCGCTGCTTCCGGCCTTACGCCGAATGATGCCAACGAGCGAACTCTCCCTCGACGCCAAAGGTCATCTGGGCATCGGGATGTCGCACTACGCAACCATCACTTCTCCCATACGCCGTTTTACCGACTTATTTAATCACTGGGCCATCCTGAGCGAGCTGGAAGGCGCCAAGTTCCGCAATGCTAACGAGGACTATCTCGCCAAGTTAAGCGAGAACCTCAGTAACGGCCGCCTGGCCGACCGAGAACTACAACAGTGGCTGATCTGCCAATATGCAGAATCACTGGTGGGCGCAACGGATTCCGCGAAAATTCGGATTGTAACCCAGCAGGGGTTTGGCGCTCGACTCGAAACTCTGGGGATAGACGGATTCATCCTGTTCGATAAGAAGACCGAAAAATCCTTCGATGCCAAGCGCATGACCTTGGACGTTGGCGGACAAATCTACAAGCTCGAAGATGTGGTGCAGGTTAAAGTCGACAGCGTTGATATGGATAAACGCCGAATCGCGTTTAGTGTCGCGTAA